The proteins below are encoded in one region of Triticum aestivum cultivar Chinese Spring chromosome 1B, IWGSC CS RefSeq v2.1, whole genome shotgun sequence:
- the LOC123117400 gene encoding pentatricopeptide repeat-containing protein MRL1, chloroplastic isoform X1, with protein sequence MEVSASASTPQALTLLTCPPCFLSLYPSARRHGRAGGGGLLLRPPPRRRLELGYRARRPVACSLSGSSSTALDVLGGSVVAVAALLAALQLVWLRWRGAMHRESPEVLYTQVKSNVNKALGRTTQSIHDSNDACCATHENSFSELSISEGMTINELECRASISCIYPVNKTTQAVSVTNPGAMLHTLVDVSRQEEVGCSTSAEKRNSTENVMDVLATPYSGPPGQHKSKYVSNRIGWQGGLSYQFLSLSEVQKDAQNGNGLGDSQTNSNNTHLLRCHQCNDDENIDLTSLSSFKRTVECPLNFVPQASIGNLFRPRKAIEFADSYVGGSHLTPGKLALFACLREGPASKQQKAVKDHDDAKTIGWSISDILNKENLDKFIPATTAGLNGTVDTSDYMRRYKSSLTDGRLKDCVDLLESMEQKGLLDTKKIHHASFLSACKKQRAVMEAVRFCRLIENPKMSTFNMLLSVCANSKDFEGALQVMVLLKEAGLKPDCKLYTTLISTCAKCGKVDAMFEVFHEMVSAGIEPNVNTYGALIDGCAKAGQVAKAFGAYGIMSSKKVKPDRVVFNALISACGESGAVARAFDVLSEMTAESSESKGCKPILPDHVTVGALMKTCIQAGQADRAREVYKMLRGYSIKGTPEVYTIALRSCSLTGDLGFALKIYEDMNKIGVQPDEMFLSALVDVAGHARRADAAFEIIKDVRAKGFHVGIMAYSSCMGACCNAKDWKKALQLFEEIKAIKLIPTVPMMNALITSLCDGDQVLKAAEVLNEIKELRVRPNEITYSVLCVACERNGEAQLALDLFEKLKVDGIGLNPTIVGCLTGLCLQMFSYDLSLGNIIVRFNQGKPQIDNKWTSSAIMVFRQAITAGLLPSSDVLSQVLGCLRFPHDSSLKTTFIDNMGISCDMPHHPNTNSLLEGFGEYDIRAFSVLEEGGLLGAVASTSTKYSQIVIDARKSNIYTAEVSLLSTLKSLKHRLAAGARLPNVTILLPTEKKQVDLDEREKTLKLAGRVGQAVGSLLRRLGIKYQGEESHGRMRINGLTLRRWFNPKFTSAPPTGAPVELLPLPSRLAKGIADQQRDIRSLSL encoded by the exons GTTTTATATACACAGGTCAAAAGCAATGTAAACAAGGCCCTCGGAAGAACAAcacaatccatacatgatagtaaTGATGCATGTTGTGCAACTCATGAAAATAGCTTTTCAGAGCTATCTATTTCTGAAGGAATGACTATTAATGAATTGGAGTGCCGGGCTAGTATTTCGTGCATATACCCTGTAAATAAGACAACGCAGGCGGTTTCTGTAACTAATCCAGGGGCAATGTTACACACATTAGTTGATGTATCTCGGCAAGAAGAAGTTGGTTGCTCAACTTCAGCAGAAAAAAGAAATTCTACAGAAAATGTTATGGATGTTCTTGCAACGCCTTATTCTGGTCCACCAGGACAACATAAAAGCAAGTATGTCTCTAACAGAATTGGCTGGCAAGGTGGGCTCTCGTACCAATTTTTATCCCTTTCAGAAGTACAGAAAGATGCTCAAAATGGCAATGGTCTTGGTGACAGCCAAACAAACAGCAACAATACTCATTTACTTCGATGCCATCAGTGTAATGATGAtgaaaatattgatttgacatctCTTTCATCCTTCAAAAGAACAGTGGAATGCCCTCTCAATTTTGTTCCGCAAGCCAGTATTGGAAATTTGTTCAGACCAAGAAAAGCAATTGAGTTTGCTGATTCATATGTAGGGGGCTCTCATCTGACACCAG GGAAATTAGCTCTATTTGCATGCTTAAGGGAGGGTCCTGCCAGCAAACAACAGAAAGCAGTGAAAGACCATGATGATGCAAAAACTATTGGCTGGAGTATTTCTGATATACTGAATAAAGAGAATCTAGATAAATTCATTCCAGCGACAACAGCTGGATTAAACGGCACAGTGGATACATCAGATTACATGAGGCGATACAAGAGTTCTTTAACAGATGGAAG GTTGAAGGACTGTGTGGATTTGTTGGAAAGCATGGAGCAGAAGGGATTGCTTGATACGAAGAAG ATCCACCATGCCAGCTTTTTGAGTGCATGTAAAAAACAAAGGGCTGTTATGGAAGCTGTTCGCTTCTGCCGATTGATTGAAAATCCGAAAATGAGCACCTTCAATATGCTTTTATCGGTTTGTGCTAATTCAAAAGATTTTGAAG GGGCCCTCCAAGTTATGGTGCTCCTAAAGGAGGCTGGGCTAAAACCCGATTGTAAACTTTACACCACATTGATATCAACTTGTGCAAAGTGTGGAAAAGTTGATGCGATGTTTGAG GTCTTCCATGAGATGGTTAGTGCTGGAATAGAGCCAAATGTTAACACATACGGTGCACTAATTGATGGCTGTGCTAAAGCTGGGCAAGTAGCAAAAGCATTTGGTGCTTACGGGATCATGAGTTCAAAG AAGGTGAAGCCAGATCGAGTTGTCTTCAATGCTTTGATCAGTGCATGTGGTGAATCTGGAGCTGTTGCTCGAGCTTTTGATGTTTTATCAGAAATGACAGCAGAATCCTCAGAATCGAAAGGATGCAAGCCAATTCTTCCTGATCATGTCACAGTTGGAGCACTCATGAAGACATGTATTCAGGCTGGCCAG GCTGATCGAGCTCGTGAGGTTTACAAAATGCTTCGGGGGTACAGTATAAAAGGTACTCCAGAAGTTTACACAATTGCACTGAGAAGCTGTAGCTTGACTGGCGATTTAGGGTTTGCATTGAAGATCTATGAAGATATGAACAAGATCGGAGTTCAACCTGATGAG ATGTTTCTTAGTGCTCTAGTTGATGTAGCCGGCCACGCTAGGAGGGCTGATGCTGCTTTTGAAATAATCAAAGATGTAAGAGCAAAGGGATTTCATGTTGGAATCATGGCATACAGTTCCTGTATGGGCGCTTGCTGCAAT GCCAAGGACTGGAAAAAGGCGCTGCAGCTATTTGAGGAGATCAAGGCTATCAAATTAATTCCAACAGTTCCGATGATGAATGCTTTAATTACTTCCCTCT GTGACGGCGATCAAGTTTTAAAAGCTGCTGAGGTCCTTAATGAGATAAAGGAACTACGTGTCCGTCCAAATGAGATAACCTATTCGGTCTTATGTGTGGCTTGTGAAAG AAATGGTGAAGCACAACTAGCTCTTGATTTATTTGAGAAACTAAAAGTAGATGGTATTGGCCTCAATCCCACCATTGTCGGTTGTCTTACTG GTTTATGCCTACAAATGTTTTCCTATGATCTTTCACTTGGCAACATCATTGTCAGATTCAACCAAGGGAAGCCACAGATTGACAATAAATG GACTTCCTCAGCAATTATGGTTTTCCGTCAGGCAATCACCGCTGGTCTGCTACCCTCAAGCGATGTTTTATCTCAAGTGCTGGGTTGTTTGAGGTTTCCTCATGACAGTTCATTGAAAACCACTTTCATTGATAATATGGGAATAAGTTGTGATATGCCACATCACCCCAATACAAATTCACTGTTGGAAGGATTCGGTGAATATGATATCCGTGCTTTTTCAGTACTGGAG GAAGGTGGCTTGTTAGGAGCAGTTGCAAGCACTTCCACAAAATACAGTCAAATTGTCATTGATGCAAGAAAGTCAAACATCTACACAGCCGAG GTTTCTCTTCTATCGACATTGAAGTCTTTGAAGCATCGACTAGCTGCAG GTGCAAGGTTACCAAATGTTACAATTCTATTACCCACCGAAAAGAAACAAGTTGATCTTGATGAAAGGGAGAAAACACTTAAACTTGCTGGAAG AGTCGGCCAAGCAGTTGGCTCCCTGCTGAGAAGATTAGGAATTAAATATCAAGGCGAGGAGTCCCACGGGAGGATGAGGATCAACGGCCTCACATTAAGAAGGTGGTTTAACCCAAAATTTACAAGCGCACCCCCCACAGGAGCTCCAGTTGAGTTGCTTCCACTGCCCTCGCGGTTAGCGAAAGGGATTGCTGATCAGCAGCGTGATATCAGAAGCCTTTCTCTATAG